DNA from Krasilnikovia cinnamomea:
GGTGTTCGCAGGGGGCCGGGCAGCGGCCCAGCTCGGCCAGCGCGCAGGCCGGGGTGGGGGTGCGCACGGACAGCCGGTGGGTGCACTGCCGCAGCGGCACGGCGTCGTACACCCCGGCGGCGGCCAGCTCGGCGGTGCGCCGGGAGGAGAACGGGCCCAGGTACGTCGCGTCGTCGTCGGCGAGCTGGCGCACCACGGACAGCCGTGGATACGCCTCCGTGGTCAGCTTCAGCCACACCACCCGCTCGGGATACTTCGACCGCCGGTTGTACGGCGGCGCGTGCGCGGCGATCAGCCGCAGTTCGCGCACCTCGGCCTCCAGCGCGTGCGCGCACTCCACCGCCTCCACCCGGGTCGCGGCGGCCAGCATCTCCGAGATCCGGGCCCGCTTCTCGCTGGCGGTGAAGTACGTGCGCACCCGGGTGGCGATGTCCTTCGACGTGCCGACGTAGAGCGCGCGCTCGTCCGCGCCGCGGAACACGTAGACCCCGGGGGCGTGCGGCAGCCCGTCGGCCAGGTGGCGCTTGCGGCGCTGGGTCGGGGTGACCGCCTTGGCGAACTCGATCGCCTCGCCCAGGGTGTGCACCCGGTGGCCGCCCAGCCGCTCGATGAGGCCGTGCAGGACGTCGACGGTGGCGCGGGCGTCGTCCAGCGCCCGGTGGGTGGGCTCGACGGCGGCGTGGAAGTGCCGGGCCAGCGTGCTGAGCTTGCGGTTGGGCACCTCGTCGCGGGTCAGGACCCGGCGGGCCAGCGCGGCGGTGTCGACGACCCGCGGCTGCGGCCACGGGTAGCCGTGCCGGGCGCAGGCGGCCTTGAGGAAGCCCACGTCATACGGCGCGTTGTGCGCGACCAGGACCGCACCGCGCAGGAACTCCAGCAGGCTGGGCAGCACCACCTCGATCGGCGGGGCGGGGGCCAGCATCGCCTCGGTGATGCCGGTCAGCACCGTGATGAACGGCGGGAGCCGCTCACCCGGGTTGACCAGGGTCGCGAACACCCCGAGCTGCTCGCCGCCGCGAACCTTCACCGCGCCGATCTCGGTGATCCCGGCGCCGTCGGCGGCGCCGCCGGTGGTCTCCAGGTCCAGCACCACGAACGTCGTGTCCCGCAGCGACAGCGCCGCCGGTGCGACGGAGCCGTCGGCGCTCAGGAGGGTGTCCAGAGTGCCCTGCACGTATGCCGGTTGTGCCACGGCGGGCACATTAGGGCCGGGGTACGACAATCCGCCGGGGCCGCGGCGAAAGTGATCGCCTCCGCCCAGGGCGGTCGGGTCGGGCGCGGTGGGAGACTGGTGGCATGTCCGCGGTCCCATCCTTCGACGACCGCCTCCCCGAGGAGGCGGTCGTCGACGTGTCCGGGGCCGAGCCGGCGCTGCCCGAGCCCGTCCGCGCACGGGTCACCGCGCTGGTCGCCGCGACGCTGCCCGGGCTGAGCGCGGACGAGGTGCCGGTGGCGCTGCGGCGGGTCGTCCGGTTCGCGCCGAACCGCCGGGCCAAACTCGGCGGCGCGGCGATCGCCGCCCAGCTCACCGCGGACCCGCTGTTCCGGCAGCGGGTCGGCGCCCGGATCGTCGGCGAGGCGGGCGATCTCGGCGTCGCGATCACCGACGGGGTCGCCCCCGCCGCCGCCGACCCTGTGGAGGTGGCGGCGCTCGCGTACCTGGCCCGCCCGGAGGGCTGGCGCGGGCTGGTCGAGGCCGCCGGTGACGCGGTGCGCGCCGAGGCGGACAGCGCCGCCGTGGCGGGCCTGGTCCGCGACGCCGAGCAGCGGGCCACCCGCGCCGAGCACGACCGCGCGGTCGCCAAGGTGGAGGCGGACAAGCTGCGCGACGAACTGGCCCGGGTCCGCGAGGAGCTGGGCCAGGTGCGCGAGGAGGCCCGCACCGCCGGGCGCGCCCTGCGCGAGGCGCAGGCCGCGCAGAAGCGGGCCAGCGACCTGCTGGCCACGGAGAAGGGCCGCGCGGCCCGGGCCACGGCGGATCACGAGGCCGAGGTACGCCGGTTGCGCGCGAAACTCGCCGAGGCGGAGGCGGCCGCCGCCAGCGGACGGCAGAGCGCCCGGGACGCCCGCGCCGC
Protein-coding regions in this window:
- a CDS encoding NYN domain-containing protein, whose translation is MSAVPSFDDRLPEEAVVDVSGAEPALPEPVRARVTALVAATLPGLSADEVPVALRRVVRFAPNRRAKLGGAAIAAQLTADPLFRQRVGARIVGEAGDLGVAITDGVAPAAADPVEVAALAYLARPEGWRGLVEAAGDAVRAEADSAAVAGLVRDAEQRATRAEHDRAVAKVEADKLRDELARVREELGQVREEARTAGRALREAQAAQKRASDLLATEKGRAARATADHEAEVRRLRAKLAEAEAAAASGRQSARDARAADEARLWLLIETIGQAASGLRRELALGPSDRLPADFVADTAADRPGQQERSRPRAQDTDDPARLDQLLALPRAHLIVDGYNVTKRGFAEMSLEHQRKRLITGLGGIAAQTGDEVTVVFDGAERVHGLPPAPRGVRVLFSRKGDTADELIRQLVRAEPAGRPIVVVSSDREVADGVRRHGAYPMGADSLLRRLARS
- a CDS encoding DEDD exonuclease domain-containing protein, encoding MAQPAYVQGTLDTLLSADGSVAPAALSLRDTTFVVLDLETTGGAADGAGITEIGAVKVRGGEQLGVFATLVNPGERLPPFITVLTGITEAMLAPAPPIEVVLPSLLEFLRGAVLVAHNAPYDVGFLKAACARHGYPWPQPRVVDTAALARRVLTRDEVPNRKLSTLARHFHAAVEPTHRALDDARATVDVLHGLIERLGGHRVHTLGEAIEFAKAVTPTQRRKRHLADGLPHAPGVYVFRGADERALYVGTSKDIATRVRTYFTASEKRARISEMLAAATRVEAVECAHALEAEVRELRLIAAHAPPYNRRSKYPERVVWLKLTTEAYPRLSVVRQLADDDATYLGPFSSRRTAELAAAGVYDAVPLRQCTHRLSVRTPTPACALAELGRCPAPCEHQITTDEYARRAALPFRTATHGDPEPIVDALLARIAALSDRQRYEEAAVVRSRLIALLRATVRMQRLGSLTRLAELVAARRDGNGGWEIIVVRHGRLAAAATSPPRQHPRPTLDAARATAETVRPGPGPVPAASAEETERILAWLDRPDTRLVETSGDWVSPARGAARFSSLLNRAEAAASGRDSAVCSSVTDRSDDRRSHRL